DNA sequence from the Electrophorus electricus isolate fEleEle1 chromosome 19, fEleEle1.pri, whole genome shotgun sequence genome:
ctttgattaaaacgtCGATTTAAGATTGGAAAACTTATAAAGAAGTAAAGAAAATGATAGGCcactcagctaaaatgatctccagTGCtataaaatggaaagcaaaaccagagaaacgtggaagaaaacaaaagactACCATTCGAATGGATTGAAGAAtagccagaatggcaaagactcagccaatgatcagctccagggtgatcaaagacGGTCTGAAGTTACGtgtgagtactgtgacaattagaAGATTCCTGTGTGAAGCTAATCTATCAGCAAGAAGCCCCCACAAAGTcccactgttaaaaaaaagacatgctgaagaggttacagtttgccaaagaacacatggactggtctaaagagaaatggagaaacattttgcggactgatgaaagtaaaattgttctttttggatccaaGGGCCGCAGACAGTTTGACAGACgacccccaaacactgaattcaagccacagtacactctgaagacagtgaagcatagtggtgcaggcatcatgatatggggatgtttctcttactatggtgtcgggcttatttatcgcataccagggatcatggatcagtttgcatatatcaaaatacctgaagaggtcatgttgccttatgctgaagaggaaatgcccttgaaatggctgtttcaacaagacaatgaccccaaacacaccagtaagcatGCAGCAttttggttccagaccaacaaaattaaagttatggagTGGCCAGCCAATCCCCGGACCTTAATGCGATAGAATTGTGGGGGggcatcaaaaatgctgtttccgaggcaaaaccaagaaatgcagaggaattgtggaaagttgtcaaatcatcctgggctggaatacctattcacaggtgccagaagttcgactccatgcaacacagatgtgaagcagttctcagaaacagtggttatgcaactaaatattattatagtgattcacagcaatgctaaatcctaaagatttttcagtttatacagtaaataattgactttgtgaagaaaaatgcagacactgctattttctgaacagcccaatattcatttttcttcattttctgtaaagtaattaaacaattgatacatttttctttgtgttttgatttagaacataatgtgcagtgttcccaatgcatggaaataaaaatataaggattctgagctttactcatgtttttaaacacactgctattatttttgaACACAGCTGTATATAGCCTGTGTGCTGTGATCCAGATTAGAGCTCTTGTCATGGTAGTAGTGAGGGAGCGAGATTTGAGTGTGGTTGTGGAGATTCTTTTTATTCTCATTCATAACAAAACAATGCACACAGCAACACGCAAACTCAGGCAAAATGATAGAAGACTACAAAACTCTCACAGTAAGACTCTGTGCGGTAATGTGGGAACAGACATTGTCTAGGCACCGTAcaggtgagctgtgtgtgtgtgtgtgtgtgtgtgtgtgtgtgtgtgtgtgtgtgtgtgtgtgtgtgtgtgtgtgtgtgtgtgtgtgtgtgtgtgtgtgtgtgtgtgtgtgtgtcagtcggTCAGTGTCAGTGGGCCTCCTTCTGGGAACCGAGTACACCGTGACAATTCTAATACATGTGCGCTTTTTCACACAGTCACCCTGTAGGCTGGGAGAAGATCCGAGAAAGAATGTAGTCAGTGCTGATTttgcacaaaacagaaaaatccaGTTTAATATATTACATAGAACATACCTATTGCCACAtagaatacatacatttaattaacattccTTATGAATGTCAGAGATGTAAAATTAATAATGTTGATTTGATTCTTATGCTTTGGAGATGTTCTGTGCTAGATGAATTTTGGAAATTTCTCACAAATTGACATCTGAAGTGATCGATACAAACTTTAATCTTGACCCCAGGATTTGGTTAAATGAGGCTGTGTGCTACAGCACTCCAGAGAAAATTGTATATAATGCTGGGTGAAGGCCAAAGTATACAAGAAAAATGGGGGGGCTTTTATAGAGCTCTTACctttaataaaaatagaatagaTTTAGAATAACCTATTCTGcctaatttatttatgtatctgtgtgtgtttacagtgtatacTACTGACAATGGAAATGTATAATGTGAGGATTTTTGAGATGATGTGCTTTTGAAAAGCAGTAATGTATACAAAAGATGCGTGAAAGATGTGAACCTCCCTCACCCTATCCCCCCCCCTTTTATTACTCAATTAGAACCACCTACTCTcattttaagaaaagaaaaaaagttaaagaaaataTTGCATCACATTGCACATTTGGAATTTCCTATATgcataaataaagcaattttAAATGTGTGGTTTTCTTgcagttttgatttttttccagtCTCACTATGAAAGTAAGGATAGTTTCATAATTACTACATCCTGGAACCATTAAGAGGGAACACACATCACTAAAATCATTACCTCTGGAGCACTCTTGCCATTGCTCGCCCTGAGCAAGCTGCACTATGCTGATCACAAGGCAGGACCTTTCTTCAATTCCTTAGAATGCCTCAAAGGTCATGAGAGAGACCATTGTGCTGAAGCTGCCAAAGTTAGATTTTAGGATTATCCAAGCTCGGAGGAGGAAGAAGGCCAGGTCCTTGCGCTCTCTCTGTGAATTCCCCTCTGCATCTGAGTCTCCACCCCCAGTGCTCTGACATGACCCTCAGGGTCTGCTCACTAATCACTACATGAGAGTTTATGGTTGGGGTGGCTAAGCATTAAACCCACCAGACAGGTTTTTCCTTTccctgtattttatttgtattaaccttttctttaaaaaaatttaatttagtatGAGTGCACTACAGTTTAAATATTGTAGCAATTATAGTATTTAAAGTACTTGAATTTATGACATATaacatgttctgttttctgcacCTCCCACATACCCGTTGAAAACAAGAAAAGCGAAGTTCTTTTTACACTTCAACTTTTTATTTAGTTGAGCAACTATGAAACTAATTGTAGTTgtccatttctgtctctctgtataaATCCACAGCAGCTGCTTCAGCCCCATGCCTCTGTGCCTGATACAGTATACAAGTGGCATGTAAGTGCCAGCCTGGAAGCTTCCCACTTAGGGTAAGTGAACTGAGCAAAGCTCCAGGTTTGAACCTTGGCCCCAGTCATGGTTTTCTTCTAAGATGTTGTAATCTTGATATGGTTAGCTATGATGGTAAGGCTTAAGGTTCCAACTGAGATCatagatttattatttatttatttacagatttatCATGTGCTATAACTCCATTGTCATCATCTAATCATATCAGATCTGGCATAAGTTCATATCTGCTATGGATACCAGTGCAGGATACCAAAAAGCTTGCACTGTGGCATGAAGGCATTTCAATGCATGAAATACTTGAAAGCAGTCTTGTTTCACAGTGGCTTACGTTTTGAGTGGTGTACTGCACAAAATGTACAAGTTATCTCTTATAATCAGATTTAATACTTTTGCTTGTGGGCAAACCTCCTTATACAAAATGTCGTTTCAATTGATATAGatgaattcatttatttcatttctattaaaaaagcaaacaaacaaacttcagCAATAAAGCCACACTGGTTAAACAGCTGAGAACAGAAAGTGTTATCTttcatgcaaaaaaatacattacTAACCTTCATTATCTGtttaacacatttcacattGGCATGGCAGTCTAACCTTTAGTAGTAAGCAAACATTCAACATGTACAAGATGCTTGACTATAATACTTAATATGTTAGACCTACTTTACTAAATATAATGCAATGAAAACTACTTTATAAGAATTGATGAACTAGTTGATAATTGCAGCTAAAAATTAGTGTACTGCTTGTTTGGTGAGTGATAACGTACCTATCTTCAGCGTTGATACGGAGCTAGCTATCGTATTTGTGAGAGAACCTTGCACTAGCCTAACCTAGTTGAAGACGGATTTTGTCATACATTGTTCTTAAAGTGTTTGCGGCTATATGCGACTAAAGTTAACGTTATTGCTTTAATTTGCTCCATATAGTTAGCTAGCATTACTATGTAAATTATCTGGTTAGTTGGGTGAAAGTGTCGTCCCCAGCAGGAAGTGCGGCTAGTAGATTAGCAGCTAACGTTGCTGGTAGACGCGTTAGGGTTTGATTTCATATGAAGggttttaaaagcacatttataAACAAGCACTGCTTCATCTTTCCGTTTTCACTCTATTTCGTctaagaattttttttgtttaaatatttttggacCGCTTAAGGGGTGTCACTTTTATGAATAATCTATTGCAATTGTAGTGTGTTTCAGAATCTGGTTTCTATTTGCACCAATAATGGTGAAGATCTTTGTTGGGAACCTGCCACCACAGGCCGAGACTGATGAAATCCAGGTACTGTTCTCACAGTATGGAACAGTCACAGAATGTGCGATCATCAAGAACTTTGCCTTCGTTCATATGGAGGATCGGAAGAGTGCAACAAAGGCTATCAGAAGCCTTCATTTGCACAAACTGCATGGAACGACCATTAATGTTGAAGCAAGTCGTGACTAAATAGTATCTTAACAGTAAACAGTACAGTAAAACACTGTACAGAAGTACAGTAAAAAGAATGATGCCAGCTTAGTGAATGTTTTGTTCATATTGTTTACAAAATGCTTTGagtaacaaaatgaaaacatggtgACACCTGCTCTGGACTGAGAAAGATGGAAATAAACTGAGTACTTTTTTACTATTTTGTTCAGATCCCATAACAGCGTCCCCTGGGCACCAATAATAGCCACAACAAAGCAACCCGGGGAATTCCTCTTTGGATCACGTTGAAGCAATGCCAGCAGTTCAGCCCACAGCCATTCACAGAGTCTCGTCGGACTCCTGCGGCTCTTGACTATCGAGAGATCCACTATGATAGTTTCTCACACCTGTATCCAGCACGGCTAACCTGCATGGTACATCCACACCTAATTCCCGCGAGGGGGGGATGTTCTGCTTCTCAAACAGAACCTCAAAGCAGTCCTGGGCTTCACCAGGTTCCCTCCAAATCAGCAACTCGTACCTGCCAAATCGGAGCAGAGCCTTGTCATCGAGATCAGCTCGCTCAAGATATCCCAATTCAGAACCACTGATCAGTATCTTGCATTTCTGACTGATGTTCTGAATGGTGAAACGCATTTCTGTACTACCAGGCTTTCGATAAGCGCAGATAGAAATCTGCTTTCGGGAGACACGGATGTCATTCAGGACAAAAGTGCACGTTTGCCCATCTCTTCCCAGTCTAATCGGATCTTCAGCATTCATCTTTTGAGGGTGACTTAAACGAAGAAGGTTGTAAAGTGGCTGGGTGCCCTGGTCAGGATGGTAGAGCTGAACATGGAGACAGGTGAGAGTCTCCTCAGTCGTCATTGTCTGAGACACAGACATTCTGTGGAGTCCTGGATGCCAATGAGTCAGTTTAATTAGAGCCTCTCTACAACAGAAACAAAGTAAAACCTGTTTTTAAAACGCAGTTAAGCACGGTAAAATGCTACAAACAGAATCGAGCGTAAAAAGTGCTATAaggcgcacacacaaaatgataCAATTTTGTGTAATTTAGACTTCTATACCTGTCTAACTTGCTCATTGTTTACAATAAGTTACATGTATACGGACGTTAAATACTTCTATTCATCGGCTaccattttctttcctttttgcttACCTCATAAAGCTACTGCAGTTCCGTCTGCCTTTATACCCCGTCAGATGAAAAACATTCTCTGTTGGGAAACGTTAATTAACTGTACACCGCGCAGGTCATCTTCAGTCTAACGGACCTTTACTACTGCAACTAAACTCATGGGGCAAGACGTGAACTATAGATTGCGTCAGATATCGGAAGAAAAACACCCTGCCTGTGCACTTGCGCGGAAAGTCCGGTATTGCGCAagacttcttcttttttttttttttttacccagaaaccttttacatttataaatgtgcaaATACTTATTAGGCTAAAATGGCATGTCTATATAATTTGGCTCAATTATAAACCTTTAAACTTGATCAGAAACCTTTGTTATTAGTTCAATGCTGAAGTCTGTTTTGAGAATTCATTGTATTCTGACGCCATATAGCTAACGTCTCCGGGCCAAGTCTTAATGCAAGCGAAATTACACAACTATGTATTTGAATGGCGAATgttgaatttaatttttaacatttaacacaggttatgtaaaagatttaaatattaaataacacatttatatcTTTAGTTCAATAGAAACTCGCCTGAAATATCTTCTTAGCTAGATCGCCGGCACCGCCATctttatgggcaaatccaaacaTTGTATGGGCCTATAAAACAAATGGCCCTCTCCGGAAAATCTATTAACCACAAATCTCCAACTACAAAACAcgaacaacaacagcaaaaacttCTGTTCAGTCAAAAGAGTTATATCTTAGACTTCTTGGAAATGACTCAATGTTACAAAATCACAATTAAGAAATTTTATGTAATATGAGAAATGTTATTTATAGGCATACAAAGGCAATAAAATCCTTCATGACCACAAAACTTTTCTCATGTAAATTCTCTCAGAAGTACTAATGTTTGTTCTAAGTCCACTTGAAATATGGTTGCTAGACCTTTCAGTTGTGACTGAACCATTTTGATTGCTAGACCTTAATGGTTAATTTCTGTATCGACTACTTCACTCAGGTCAACCTGCAATTCAGTTGGTAtacttatatttacatttacaacatttagctgacacctgtatccaaagcatcttacaattataTCTGAGTACAACactgaacaattgagggttaagggccttgaactggcaaccttctgcttactagttgagtaccttaaccactgagctaatcTCTGAAAAAGTCagaatatatattcaaaatataaGATCCTGTCCTGTATAGTTTACTGGATcctttaaattcttttttttttaagtagtttttttttattaattgctTTAAGTgctttattattcttattcttattcttattcttattcttattcttcttcttcttattattattattattattattattatcatcatcttTTTATACAAAGTATGGGATTTtgaaatcaaaataaacattgaagAATAAATAAGGATTACCATCACAATGATTatgagtagtagtagtagtagtagtaggttTAGGAGTAGGAGCAGTAGTAGATGTAACAGCAGTGATGATCCAGTATtgctatttacattttaatgcgTTTAGTGAGGAAGTGATTTCACTCAAGTCTTCCAGGAAGGATGAGGCTTATTGCTGTTTGCCAAGAGCCATCCTGGCCTActtaatgtaaaaacacaggaaagccttgccataaaacaaaacaataaaatggaGTGGAACAATGACAGGAAAATATATTCAGCTATCAGGAATGAGATGTGAGATATGCATGGGCAATCTCACAATCAACAAAactgtgtccatatgtgtattAAATGACACCCTGCAAATTAAGTGATTTACCAGATAttatttatagtgtgtttacACTTTGGGAATTGGAAATTATTTGagtatttcaatgttttttcaCCATACACTGTGAGGAGGATATATAGGATAACACTCGGACGGTTGCATGAGTTTAATGCCTCCTGGAGTGACCACGTCTCCAAAACTAAAATTAGACACCATCTCCCTGCCAAGAATCAATGGAAGACCTGCCAGAAGAAAGCACCTGCTGTCAACAAAGAACCAGAAATTTGTTAAACATCACTTACTTGTGGCTGGAATCCACAGTCAGATTAGACAACATAGAGCAGATTCTGAAGTAAGATCTTTGCTCCTAGGATGCCAATAATTCTTGGGGTGcacttaaatttacatttacggtatttagcagacattaTCCAGAGCGAGTTACAATACTTATTCATACTTCTCAACAAATTTTGATCTGATTTTCTCAATCAGGTCTTATTAAAATTAAgtctcatttaaaattaaattgaaaGACTATTGGGAATTTTGTGCTCTTTTATCTAATGTGTCCACAATGGATTCTCATTGTACTTTCGAGTTATTTTagttatgaaaaacaaaataaaagaaaaactaaaagaaGACGAGAAGAAAGCATGGTcgaataattaaaatataagaaAGCTTCATCTAATATACAGCTAGGGCTATTCCTCGGAACATTCGAGTCAACAAGTCCTACCGATACCTTTTGTCAGTATAAACACTTTGGAagctagcttttttttttttttttttttttaccgctCAGTCCTCTCCTTCAGAGAGCATTTCTCGACCAGTGCCAGATACAGGTGTTTATTTCCCAAATAGAAAAGTCCTAAAATCCTAGTTTAAAGCGTGAACGCGTCTTGTTGGTACAGTAGGCGGGACTAGATCAAGCAGGTTTAATATAGCGACGACACCCATTTTCCTCTAGTGTGGAGAGACGGAAGGGGTAAGTATTTTATTAGCCGATACAGTGACCTTTTAGGTGTTATCCTATTGCATGTTGGTAAATAGTGATTTAGGCCCGTTGCTCATCAGCACTTAGTTTTAAaccagtctgtgtgtttggtgtaactgaaattatttttcgCCTACATTTGCTCTCTGTCTTGCTAATCCTGTTAACTTTGGCTAAtttaggctagctagctaacctagttatcTGTAACCAGACGTCAGTTAGGTTAGCTTGTTCGCAGCCAGTGCTAAAATCCTATCTACGAGCAACATGCACTTACTTCATTTTAACTGTAATCTGCATAGGAGGGTTTCGAAGTGAATTAAATGTCTGTAACCACCCTCATACACCTAAAATGAGATTTCTTTGAACATCCACTTTGTAGACCGACTAGCCATCGCCAGTCGAATTGCTAGCTGGCCACCTCACGCGGTTTCGTTATTCgttgtagctagctaacgctaactgaGATGGCTAACAACCAATTTTGCTAT
Encoded proteins:
- the tifa gene encoding TRAF-interacting protein with FHA domain-containing protein A, with translation MREALIKLTHWHPGLHRMSVSQTMTTEETLTCLHVQLYHPDQGTQPLYNLLRLSHPQKMNAEDPIRLGRDGQTCTFVLNDIRVSRKQISICAYRKPGSTEMRFTIQNISQKCKILISGSELGYLERADLDDKALLRFGRYELLIWREPGEAQDCFEVLFEKQNIPPSRELGVDVPCRLAVLDTGVRNYHSGSLDSQEPQESDETL